The proteins below are encoded in one region of Macaca nemestrina isolate mMacNem1 chromosome 10, mMacNem.hap1, whole genome shotgun sequence:
- the LOC105494279 gene encoding hydroxycarboxylic acid receptor 1 has product MYNGSCCRIEGDTISQVMPPLLIVAFVLGALGNGVALCGFCFHMKTWKPSTVYLFNLAVADFLLMICLPFRTDYYLRRRHWAFGDIPCRVGLFTLAMNRAGSIVFLTVVAVDRYFKVVHPHHAVNTISNRTAAGIVCTLWTLVILGTLYLLLENHLCVQETAVSCESFIMESANGWHDIMFQLEFFLPLGIILFCSFKIVWSLRRRQQLARQARMKKATRFIMVVAVVFITCYLPSVSARLYFLWTVPSSACDPSVHVALHITLSFTYMNSMLDPLVYYFSSPSFPKFYNKLKICSLKPKQPGHSKTQRPQEMPISNLSRKSCLSVTNSSQSQSDGQ; this is encoded by the coding sequence ATGTACAACGGGTCGTGCTGCCGCATCGAGGGGGACACCATCTCCCAGGTGATGCCGCCGCTGCTCATTGTGGCCTTTGTGCTGGGCGCACTAGGCAATGGGGTCGCCCTGTGTGGTTTCTGCTTCCACATGAAGACCTGGAAGCCAAGCACTGTTTACCTTTTCAACTTGGCCGTGGCTGATTTCCtccttatgatctgcctgccttttcGGACAGACTATTACCTCAGACGTAGACACTGGGCTTTTGGGGACATTCCCTGCCGGGTGGGGCTCTTCACCTTGGCCATGAACAGGGCCGGGAGCATCGTGTTCCTTACGGTGGTGGCTGTGGACAGGTATTTCAAAGTGGTCCACCCCCACCACGCGGTGAACACCATCTCCAACCGGACGGCAGCTGGCATCGTCTGCACCCTGTGGACCCTGGTCATCCTGGGAACACTGTATCTTTTGCTGGAGAACCATCTCTGTGTGCAAGAGACGGCTGTCTCCTGTGAGAGCTTCATCATGGAGTCGGCCAATGGCTGGCATGACATCATGTTCCAGCTGGAGTTCTTTCTGCCCCTCGGCATCATCTTATTTTGCTCCTTCAAGATTGTTTGGAGCCTGAGGCGGAGGCAGCAGCTGGCCAGACAGGCTCGGATGAAGAAGGCGACCCGGTTCATCATGGTGGTGGCAGTTGTGTTCATCACGTGCTACCTGCCCAGCGTGTCCGCCAGACTCTATTTCCTCTGGACGGTGCCCTCGAGTGCCTGCGATCCCTCTGTCCATGTGGCCCTGCACATCACCCTCAGCTTCACCTACATGAACAGCATGCTGGATCCCCTGGTGTATTATTTTTCAAGCCCCTCGTTTCCCAAATTCTACAACAAGCTCAAAATCTGCAGTCTGAAACCCAAGCAGCCAGGACACTCAAAAACACAAAGGCCGCAAGAGATGCCAATTTCGAACCTCAGTCGCAAGAGTTGCCTCAGTGTGACAAATAGTTCCCAAAGCCAGTCTGATGGGCAGTAG
- the LOC105494288 gene encoding hydroxycarboxylic acid receptor 2 translates to MNWHHPQDHFLVIDEKNCCVFRDDFIVKVLPPVLGLEFIFGLLGNGLALWIFCFHLKSWKSSRIFLFNLAVADFLLIICLPFLMDNYVRRWDWKFGDIPCRLMLFMLAMNRQGSIIFLTVVAVDRYFRVVHPHHALNKISNRTAAIISCLLWGVTIGLTVHLLKRKMPIQNGTANLCSSFSICNTFRWHEAMFLLEFFLPLGIILFCSARIIWSLRQRQMDRHAKIKRAITFIMVVAIVFVICFLPSVAVRIRIFWLLHTFGTQNCEVYRSVDLAFFITLSFTYMNSMLDPVVYYFSSPSFPNFFSTLINRCLRRKMTGEPDNNRSTSVELTGDPNTTRGAPEVLMANPGEPWSPSYLGPTSR, encoded by the coding sequence ATGAATTGGCACCATCCGCAAGATCACTTTCTGGTAATAGACGAGAAGAACTGCTGTGTGTTCCGAGATGACTTCATTGTCAAGGTGTTGCCGCCGGTGTTGGGGCTGGAGTTTATCTTCGGGCTTCTGGGCAATGGCCTTGCCCTGTGGATTTTCTGTTTCCACCTCAAGTCCTGGAAATCCAGCCGGATTTTCCTGTTCAACCTGGCAGTGGCTGACTTTCTCCTGATCATCTGCCTGCCATTCCTGATGGACAACTATGTGAGACGTTGGGACTGGAAGTTTGGGGACATCCCTTGCCGGCTGATGCTCTTCATGCTGGCCATGAACCGCCAGGGCAGCATCATCTTCCTCACGGTGGTGGCCGTGGACAGGTATTTCCGGGTTGTCCATCCCCACCACGCCCTGAACAAGATCTCCAATCGAACAGCAGCCATCATCTCTTGCCTTCTGTGGGGTGTCACTATTGGCCTGACAGTCCACCTCCTGAAGAGGAAGATGCCGATCCAGAATGGCACTGCAAACCTGTGCAGCAGCTTCAGCATTTGCAATACCTTCCGGTGGCACGAAGCCATGTTCCTCCTGGAGTTCTTCCTGCCCCTGGGCATCATCCTGTTCTGCTCAGCCAGAATTATCTGGAGCCTGCGGCAGAGACAAATGGACCGGCATGCCAAGATCAAAAGAGCCATCACCTTCATCATGGTCGTGGCCATCGTCTTTGTCATCTGCTTCCTTCCCAGCGTGGCTGTGCGGATACGCATCTTCTGGCTCCTGCACACTTTTGGCACGCAGAATTGTGAAGTGTACCGCTCGGTGGACCTGGCGTTCTTTATCACTCTCAGTTTCACCTACATGAACAGCATGCTGGACCCCGTGGTGTACTACTTCTCCAGCCCATCCTTTCCCAACTTCTTCTCCACTTTGATCAACCGCTGCCTCCGGAGGAAGATGACAGGTGAGCCAGATAATAACCGCAGCACGAGTGTCGAGCTCACGGGGGACCCGAACACAACCAGAGGCGCTCCAGAGGTGTTAATGGCCAACCCCGGTGAGCCATGGAGCCCCTCTTATCTGGGTCCAACCTCTCGTTAA